The DNA window GTTCAGCCAGATCACGTGGGCCAGCGTCTGCAGAACATGTGCATTAGCAACAATTTAGTTTGATACCTCTCATAAGTCACATTTCAAGCATTGAACAAAACCAAAAATGAGACATTGGTATGGAATGAAGAACCCATTGGAAACACTGACCAGGAAGCCTCCCTTCAGGTGGACACTGCTCAGCTACTGTGACATCAACCCGCCCATATTTCATTGGAATTTTCGGGCCACCAGCTTCCTGTATTATGCGATTGACCAAACATATTACTACATAGACTTGACTGATCAAATGACCAAGTGAGATACTTAAGCAGAGAAAGGACAATGACCTCAATTGCCATAGCACTTGCTAACTGGAACAAATCTGCGTAAGTGATACCTGGGTATTTGTCCTTGATAGGTTGGATAAGCTTCAATGCATTAATCAGACCTGTGAAAATCAAGTCAAAATCTGCAAGTTACTACTGAGCTAGTTCAATGGTACATATAGTGACTAAACAATTACGTGCAATGCTGCACGGAACTAATTTCCACTAATCAGCCTAGTAAAATGCAAGGGAAACAAGCACAATGGCAGGTGCACGCTAAGCAGATAG is part of the Miscanthus floridulus cultivar M001 chromosome 9, ASM1932011v1, whole genome shotgun sequence genome and encodes:
- the LOC136480971 gene encoding probable L-ascorbate peroxidase 8, chloroplastic, with translation MVCGLINALKLIQPIKDKYPGITYADLFQLASAMAIEEAGGPKIPMKYGRVDVTVAEQCPPEGRLPDAGPRDLAEHLREVFYRMGLDDKEIVALSGAHTLGRARPDRSGWGKPETKYTKDGPGEPGGQSWTVEWLKWL